The segment TCAGAGGTGAACTCTACTCATGTTCTAGCGTATGCTTCTTTCTGGTATTTTAGACATAGTGCTGTACATTAAACAACTTCTATGcttttcttgatttcttttgCTTGTGTGTTTACCAAGCACACTGCTTTGCTAAACTCACTCTGAATTGATAAAACTATTTCAGAAAATAGCTGAACAAGATGGTGGCCGGTATGAGATGGCTGTATATGCTTTACAGTGCAGTAACTTAAAGCGTGTCTTGCCAATCTGTACTGACTGGGAGGTATGTTGCTGACTTAATGTTATTCTTTTCTTCGACTGCTGGTGTGTGATGCATCTTTTTCATTCACATTTCCTAGTCAGCTTGTTGGGCAATGGCAAAATCCTGGCTAGATGTTCAAGTGGATCTAGAATTATCTCAGTACCAAACCAGTAGACCAGACGAAAAACAGCTCGATGATGATATGAACGGAACCCAAACTATGCTAAGTTCAGTTGGTCCAGAAAGTTGGCCATACCATATTCTTGATCAGCAACCGCGTGATATAGCTGCGCTTCTGCAGAAACTCCACTCAAGGTATTAAATTGTTTAGTACTCCCTATCAATTGTCTACCTACTTATATTATCGGTCGCTCATGTGATGCAGTGACCTTGTTCATGAAACTGTTTCTCGAGCATGCCGAGAGCAGCATCGACAAATTGAGGTAATATTCATTTCCATGAATGAAGAACTAACTTCTTGTGCATTATGCATTTTGCCTACTCAACTTGTCTAACAGGATTTACTGAATTGAATTAGACAAATTGCTCTACATGACAGCACAGGGAATTAGGATAGTTCTTATGCGCTGTTCTGACAAGATGCCAGTTTATGGCCTAGATTAGTCAAGgcctatctattaaaaatatttgtacGTGTGTGGTTCCGAAAAATTCCAAGCATTTGAATATCTTTtttgggtttcatctccataAGAGTGGCCATGTTTTTtatggagatgaaacccaaaAAGATAATATTCAAATGATTGGAATTTCCCTCTTTTCCCTCTTTGAAATCTGTAGGTTTCAGTTCTTTTCTAACTCagtaattttattaaaattttgttGACCCATGGTGTTAACTGGAATGCACACACATGTTCAAAGTACTCAAAACCACATTCGACCACCCACATTCAAAGTACTCAAAACAAATCAAGGAACTGAGCCTAGCTCAATTGGTCGAGGGTGTGGATGTACGCCTAGACCACCCAGGTTCGAGTTCTCTTTGACGCGAATTTAGGTGCCTATTTCTTATTTATAATGCtacctagttcctcctaggttggtcgagttttttttaaaccaCATTCCATTGAAACAGATCCCGCAAATATTACAATTGATAAATCATTATCCAATTGGGAGCTGCAATCCCTTGATTGTCTCACCACTCTGGCCATTTCATGTTTTTCTTATTGCAGATGAATCTCATGAGTGGAAATATAGCTCATCTTCTTGACCTTCTATGGTCATGGTTGTCTCCCTCAGAAGAGGACCAAAACATTTCAAGGTAGGGTCCTTATGATTTTGCATGTGATAACCTCCAAATATTTAATGGATTTATTATATCACTTTCAAATAACTTCTGTGTTCACTTAGGCCCCTTGATAACCCAGAGATGATACGTTTTGGTGCACATATTGTTCTTGTGCTGAGATACCTTTTCAATGATGAAATGGAAGATGAGTTAGGGGAAAAGCTGGTTACTGTTGGTGATCTCATCATCAACACGTAAGTACTATTGATGAAATACTCTTTGCATTGTTTTATAAAATCCATCAAGGGATTAATCCTGTTTTCTGCTGTTATTTTACCTGAAGGttaaatttagatttttattttatttcagttGAATCTTTCATTCTTATGTTTATCCAGATTTTGTGCGTGCCTTCTCGTTGTGTTTAATTTATCATCATAACAGGGAAAATCTATGACTCCAGGTATGTTAGGTATTTATTCTCAGAGCATCAAGAAGAGTTGGTTGGAGTATACACCTCTCAGCTTGAACGTGACCTTTGCATTGATTTGTTCGTGGAAATGATGGAACTACGGCTAAATAGCAGGTATGATTATCATATTCTTATCTGGTTAATTGTCTGCAGTTGGGAGTATTTGTGTATATTGGTATTATTTTTCATTGTTCACTTTCTCAGATAATGATGGACACATATGTTATTTTCTGTTCATGTTTCTCAATGTTACTTTTTTGTGGTGGTTAGTAAATCCAACGGGCAGCATTCAATATATGGTTCGGAAAGCTGAGCGAGTTTAAATTTTCTTCAAACTCAATGTACAAGCTCACACTTTTTTTCTGGCAACAGTTTGCATACTATGTACAAGCTCTTCCTCTCTGCTGTGGAGTATCTGCCATTCTCATCCGGGGATGCATCCAAGGCTTGTTTTGAAGAGATCATTGAGAGGTTTGTTGATTCAGGGGATATATGTTGCAATGGAATCTACCGACTTTCAGAGATTTAGATCAAGTTTGCGGTTGTGTTCTAACAACTTTTAAATAAATAATGCAGGGTGCTTTCAAGATCTCGACAAACGAAAAGCAGCAAGTATGAAGAGGATTTCTCTGATGTTGCACAACAGCATCACTTGCAATCACTTCAGAAGGCAATGGTTATTCAGTGGCTTTGCTTCACACCACCACCTTCGATTCCAGATTTTCAGATGATCACCGGGAAGCTTCTGATACGAGCATTGATGCATAGGTTATTGGTCGTCTAATTTGTTTTGTGCCAGAGAAACTTGAAATCTTCTCTTGTTTAATGCTTCCTGCCATCACTATATTTATTGTTGCAGTTGTATATATGGAATGGtttcatttatcttttttaaaaCCTTGTTACCATGGAACTTATGTTTGATTTCTTTATCAATCAGCAATACACTGTTCAGAGAGTTTTCCCTGATATCAATGAGGAGAGTCCCTGAACTACCAGCAGGGCCGCACAAGTTGCTTGCCATCCTGGCTGAACCAttaaagcaaaaagaaaatttattttcgcTGGAAGATCCAGAGGTATCTGATAACTTACGGGAGTTTGAAGATTGGGTACGACCTCTATTTTTATCCTAATGTTCACCTTCTCTTGACGCTGATAATATTTTTATCTCTATGTAATTAACATAATAAATATTCTTGACCAAGTGATTGCTTTGTATGACCAAAAGCATGAATATTACTCCCTCGATGCAACTTACCGGAGTTGGCTTAAAGTGGAGATGGAGAATGCTGTTGTTTCTCCTGAAATGCTTTCGGCAGAGGAAAAGGATCAAGCTGTTGCTGCAGCAAGAGAAACACTGGAGTTGGCATTCTTGTTATTACTCAGTAAGTTAATAAGTGGTCGTATTATATGGTGCCAATGTGCAAATATGCttctaaaaattgcaaaatttctGATAGTATTTAAGTATTCAACTTTGTTTTTGATGTTCTTGTCTGTTGTAATCAGGGGATGAAAGACCATGGTTGAATGCTGTTGAGAGCAGTCCATTTGAATCCTCAGAGCTTATTTTCCTTGAGTTGCATGCAACTGCAATACTCTGCCTACCTTCTGGAGAGTGCATGTTACCGGATGCAACATCATGCACGGCTTTGACAAGTGCATTATATTCAATTGTTAGTGAAGAGGACGTGCTTCATCGCCAGTTGAAGGTTGGGTCCTTTTCCTCCACATTTTATGCTTCCAACATAAATAAGTGAAGTCCGGCTTGTTGCTTGTCTGTTAATCTAAATAGTTGAAGTGGAAATGAGAACTATTGAAAACAGCTTTTAATTTCAAATTCCAGTTATTGTAGTAGATTTCTGCAAATTCTAAATGTATAATCGATTGAACAGGTGGACGTTCAGATATCGTCTAGAGATCCTTCTTGTGTTGAAGTTGCTCTTCGCTGCTTAGCAACAGAAGGTGATGGGTATGGACTTCATGAAGCCAATGACGGAGGTCTTCTTGCTGCAATTATGGCCGCTGGCTTTAAAGGTATCTTCACTTTAACAAAATGATGCCGTcattcaaaatattttgtgcAATCGTCGTGAGTGATTCTTTATGGCAGGTGAACTCAATCGGTTCCAACCTGGAGTTTCAATGGAAATTTCACGGCTTGATGCTTGGTATTCTGATGGGAATGGTTCTGTGGAAAGCACAGCTGCTTACATAATTCGAGGGCTTTGTCGAAGATGCTGCCTACCTGAAACAATTCTACGATCTATGCAGGTGATCTAGCAAATTAGTTCTATAAGTTACTGCATTGTGTTACAGATGAATGGCTGCTGTTGTGCTGCTTTCAGTATTGATGACACATTAGTCTTTGGTTGCTATATTTTGCAGGCATCTATCTCACTTTCCGAAGCAGGCGAGTCTCTTGATCATTGTGATAAACTGATTGAGTTAGTTGCTTCGTCCGAGTCTGGAATGATGCATTTGTTCAGCCAGCAGCAGTTGCAGGTTACTTTTATGATCTTTGGTTTGTTCATCCAATAAGTACTTTTTTTCTGTTATCAACAAAATTGCTATTCAATCTTTGTCAGGAATTCCTGATTTTTGAGAGGGAATGCTTCCTATGTAAAATGGAGCTTGAGGAGGAGCAGCTACCTTCTGATGGCTAGGTCTTTCATGCTCTCAGGTGTGAGTCGCATTGGTAATGTTCTCCGGTTTACAGGGAAATCAGTAAGATTAGTGCTGTGCAAATTTATACATTCGTAATTGCAAAAGGATGATGGTAAAATGGTACTGCACTGTGCTGTATGCGATACTTGACTTCAGGCAATTAGAGAAATTAGTTTTTAATGTTCATTAAAATAAAACCGATACAAAATGTTTGACcacaattattttttttcttcctttgttTTCTGTTTGGTGGTGTGGGAAGCAGTCATCTTTCTTTTCGTTGTGTGTACCTCTTTGAATTGGTGGTTGATTGCTTTCAAACTGCTCGGAAATTCCTGACATCCTCACCATTTTGCTTATGAACGCAGAATCACGTGTGCAAATCGTGGGCTCTACCTGCTGACAAATTCAGCGAGTCATGACTAGTGAAATTAGTGTCCTTTCTGTGGTCAAGACCCTGTTGTAATGTATTGAGACCCCACTGGAAAAGGGGAAAGATGAAATTAGCTGTATAGGTGTTCTACATCATGCGACTGTAAGTGTATTGCTTGAGGCTGTTCATTCACAATGGATTTGTACGACTGTATGCACGAGAATGAACTGGCTGAAAACGGCACATGAGAATCAGCCTGTCCTAGTTTTGTATTTTGTAAACACAAATACACATTTTTGTTGGCAAATCTATAGGTAGAGGCAGctgcaaatatttttcatggTTCATGAAGAACTGAACTTTCCCCGGAGTTGTTCCAGCCTCGCCTTATTTGGTGGAACACACAGATATGCACCCTAAGATTGTGTTCATTCTGTGCAGTAGCCGTCTCTATCGATTAGGCTGGAATGCTGGAACACGAGAGGTCATgttgaatggaaaactgctttttcTGTCTCTGAAAAAGATGAGGGCAACAGACCAATGTCTGATCTCCTCCATCGTCACCGCCGGCTGCACCTCGTGCTCTGCTACATCTCTGCTGGCGCATGTTCTCTGTCGTCGTCGTTGTCGCCTTGCGCTGCCGCAACGCCGAGAGCAGGCGTTCACGTGCGACGCGCCCACCGAAGCCAATGTCTGGCTCGAGGAGTGGCCGTTCTTCCGGGAACAAGACAAGAAGCGGCCATGGCGCCGTGGCTCCTCCCCGCGTCCGCCGCGATGGCAGAACACGTTTGCCTTCGCATTTGCCACGCTCGCCTCCACGACCTCCCTCCTGACGGTTTACCTCGGTGCTTGGCCGGCCATCGAGCTCTGCTGCTGCATCGTGCACTCGCTCGCGATCCGGGCTGGACCTCCGCCGTCCGGCTTTTGAGCAAGACGACGACCACGCCCGAATGCCACTCCACGCAATCCGACCCCAAGCGGTGATCGGTATTTGAAATAACGACCACCCCGGTCGGTACTTGAAATGACGGCCTGGCTCGCCGGAGCGCTTCGCTCTCCTTCCTCCCGGAGGCCGGCTTCCATGGCGCCCCCACTTACACCAACCGACGGCTAAGCGCCATCCTGGTCCCGCTTTCTCGCGCTCTTCCTCTGAGGCAGGGAGGGAGCTTCTTCGGCGTGCACGTCACCACCAGCTCCTCATGGCCTCCGGACAGTTTGGAAGATTTCTTAATCTCAAATTTCAGTATACAGCAATTGAACCTAAAACTTGCGATTAATCCAACCAATTTACGAAAGTTGCTGTCTTTTGATAACTTGCTCTAATAGTGGTACAAGGGGCTAAGTTTGCCTGATTACTGTTTGGCAAGTCGACGAAATTACGCAGAATAAAGAATCCAACCAATAAATTGCTGGAACCATTCATTCTAGCCTGGAAGCTGGAACGCTCTCTTCTGTGGATTCTGAACTTGTCGGAGCCCCAATGCGACCAAGACACATTGCAAGAATGACTGTAAGAAATGAGCATGCTTGTTGCTCCTGGAATCGCCATCGATGCGTGTCAAGCAGACTCTTCAGTGTAGTTACGAAcataggaaggagaagagagaaagaagcGACATTTTCAGAACTCGTATCTGTGTTTCGAGGTCGGAGGTGGTGCCTTCAGTCCCCGGCGACGACGACACCAGCTCCTCTGCTTCTGTAGGATCCAGCCGCACCTCGCCATTCCAGTCTGCACCCCGCGATTGGTGTCGATGGGAGGCATAGATCCAACACTGTGTCGAGCCGGTAGTCTCTCGAGAGCTAAGCCGGTGTCGATGGGAGCTCGACGGCGCCAGCAATAACCTCCACGGCGGCGTGGGCAATGGACACTTCAAGCCGGCGCCACCAAGGTCCTCCTGGCCGCGGGTAGGGACGGGCGCGTGCTGACGTACAAGTCAACCCGCCAGGTTCTGCGACGGCTCCGGCCGCCGACGTGCGTGACCAGCGCCGGGGTCACCGTCCGGTGGCTGATCCTGTGCATTAAACAATCAATCGGGCAAGAAGGGTGTTGGGGACGACAGGAGACGAAGGCATAGCAAGGGAACACTCGTTCTTGGTCGAGCAGAGGACGGGAGCCGCATGCAGAAGGATTCTTGTCAGTATTTGTCATAGTTGGCTTGTTCGTCCAGACATTCATTTGCTATCACACACCCATTGAAGCACATgtcatagttttttttcttctctgaaTTGTGATTCATGCTAAACCATGCTGCCCTCTAAAACATAGCAGAAAGTCTGCTAGGATAGACATAGACTGAAGATTTTGCTGACCAGAAGAAACCAGACAACAAATTTTGCACATAGGCATTCCGTTTCACCTGGATGGATGAAGCCTGCGGTAATTTTACCTATTGCTGAATGTTCTCGTGTTCACAAATACTAGAGCACAACACTGTCTCCAATGTACATATTTGACTATTTTTTTCtactataatatatttataaaaatctaataaaattttcAGTTATGAAAGTTTTTTTGAGCAAAATCTACCcatatgattttcatatttcCAAACCaagtattttaaaagttattact is part of the Phragmites australis chromosome 12, lpPhrAust1.1, whole genome shotgun sequence genome and harbors:
- the LOC133886721 gene encoding nuclear pore complex protein NUP107: MEVDPSPSPPSRPPPLPGYFDPESSGRREEYRRYRKRLSSSNASPLLGKSLSKFSEARLLYDGDSVQRRPNAGLLLEDIKQEAADYSNIDGLDGSRLFGSSKRRASIEGGSSSDAAFSSGRRAVTQTLKSVKLEDDMYVPHEGETNFTMFASLLDSAIQGLIPFPDVILQFERTCRNASESIRSAATGKLRVVEDKLMQQKAQFLLDEAASWSLLWYLYGKGNDELSGELFVSPTTSHQEACRFVATDLTAQLCLRIVLWLEGLASEALDLEKKVRGSHVGSYLPSSGVWHRTQRYLKRKNNDSTIVKHVDFDAPTREGAQLLPDDKKQDELLLEDIWTLLRAGRLEEASELCRSAGQAWRAATLCPFGGIDLFPSLDALLKNGKSRALQAIELESGVGRQWRLWKWASYCASEKIAEQDGGRYEMAVYALQCSNLKRVLPICTDWESACWAMAKSWLDVQVDLELSQYQTSRPDEKQLDDDMNGTQTMLSSVGPESWPYHILDQQPRDIAALLQKLHSSDLVHETVSRACREQHRQIEMNLMSGNIAHLLDLLWSWLSPSEEDQNISRPLDNPEMIRFGAHIVLVLRYLFNDEMEDELGEKLVTVGDLIINTYVRYLFSEHQEELVGVYTSQLERDLCIDLFVEMMELRLNSSLHTMYKLFLSAVEYLPFSSGDASKACFEEIIERVLSRSRQTKSSKYEEDFSDVAQQHHLQSLQKAMVIQWLCFTPPPSIPDFQMITGKLLIRALMHSNTLFREFSLISMRRVPELPAGPHKLLAILAEPLKQKENLFSLEDPEVSDNLREFEDWHEYYSLDATYRSWLKVEMENAVVSPEMLSAEEKDQAVAAARETLELAFLLLLRDERPWLNAVESSPFESSELIFLELHATAILCLPSGECMLPDATSCTALTSALYSIVSEEDVLHRQLKVDVQISSRDPSCVEVALRCLATEGDGYGLHEANDGGLLAAIMAAGFKGELNRFQPGVSMEISRLDAWYSDGNGSVESTAAYIIRGLCRRCCLPETILRSMQASISLSEAGESLDHCDKLIELVASSESGMMHLFSQQQLQEFLIFERECFLCKMELEEEQLPSDG